One Theropithecus gelada isolate Dixy chromosome 20, Tgel_1.0, whole genome shotgun sequence DNA segment encodes these proteins:
- the LOC112613979 gene encoding LOW QUALITY PROTEIN: uncharacterized protein LOC112613979 (The sequence of the model RefSeq protein was modified relative to this genomic sequence to represent the inferred CDS: inserted 1 base in 1 codon; deleted 7 bases in 5 codons), whose amino-acid sequence MTHSTVATPDTCLVTRLWNITEPLLQKHGPPDRSVDTGGGATWXPHRREKKPGGRQVGAKFSALLVIKKTQTKTNVSVRVTTECQLDWTKGCSTVPGSVLRELPKEIHIESVDGERQTSPPSG is encoded by the exons ATGACCCACAGCACTGTGGCCACCCCGG ACACATGCTTGGTCACTAGGCTGTGGAACATAACAGAG CCCTTGCTCCAGAAACACGGACCACCCGACAGGAGCGTGGACACAGGAGGTGGGGCGACGT TGCctcacagaagagagaaaaagccaGGAGGGCGGCAAGTGGGCGCAAAGTTCTCAGCTTTGTTA GTCATCAAGAAAACGCAAACTAAAACCAACGTAAGTGTAAGGGTTactactgagtgtcaacttgactggactaaAGGATGT AGTACTGTTCCTGGGAGCGTCTTGAGGGagctgccaaaggagattcacatt gagtcagtggatgGGGAGAGGCAGACC TCCCCTccatctggg